The following is a genomic window from Pecten maximus chromosome 19, xPecMax1.1, whole genome shotgun sequence.
tttgaaaagtactggagggatgtttctcaatttacacagattattaagtggaagggaaaaatagagtgaagatcaatctgacatctGAACCTTAAAGATCATTCAAtagtgggcgccaagatccctctgggatctcttggtTTTAAACTAAAACCGTTTTTCGGGCATCGGGGATGTAGTTAGagtagaagtgatgcggcgttgaacggaTTGACCGGGGACTACTGTTTCCTCAGAACGTTTATGTTTCGATCAAATGGATTTACTCGCCATTTTTGACCCCTTATGGCCTACTTCGAGCGTCAACCATTTACTTAAGTCAGGCAGGTTCGGCTAATGTGATTACATATGCGTATAAAGAACATCCGATCACTGCCGTGCTTCCAAACGGTGATAGATGCGCAAACGAAGTCTAGTTGTAGTCCGACTGCGTGGTTGAAAAAGTCGACTAGACATGCGCAATGTAACTTATTTCTCTACACATACGCATTTCCTGTAACCAAAGTGTGTTCTCTTTAACAATAGTTTGACCGTAGTCACTGCAGTAGACATTCGAAGTAGGCCATATTGCCGTTAAAGTGTAATGGGCCGTTAATAGTTTACTGCAAGCACAGGTGCGACGAGTCCAAGGAcatatcatttgaaataaattccaaGAGTCGCTGCCAGACGGCATTCACCTTGACTCGGTCTCAAGATTTTGAGTAATGTATCAATTACAACACTAAAATTCCgatttttaacacattttaaacattttattactcTCAATTTTGACAAACTTTTGTGAACAGGAACAGAGCTGACGACTTGACAATTTCGTATCTAGGATGAGCTTATGACTTTTGGCGATTACGtttcttttgataaattgtatttttataacttgtgaagttgctttatttCTTGTGGTAATCTATGTGACTAAATGCCAACAAATTCATAAAGCCCCATGTTTTTTAATAACGAGAGTAACTAGCAGCAACTTTAAATTTGTTTGTACGCCTGTAGTTGTTACTAAACTAACCGAATCACTGAATTGTAGTATGCAGATTAATTATCATAAGcgtcattatatatacatgtatatatttaccataaTTATCGAAGACGTCACAGGGATTCGGTCTTTAGTGTTGAGGAATGCAAGACATGACGCCACTAAATgtcatgtattgatatattacaCTGGTAAAGTCAGACTATCCTCCTTTTGATTGTGCTGCAAACCTAGATTTTGCGCTATTAGGCCATTTGTTAGTCTTATTGAGATCATGTACCAAATTGTATGCCGCATTTTATTAGATAATAGGGTATCCCAAAAGAGGATACAAACTTGAGCAGGCTTTGTTAGTTTCCGAGAGAACATTCTTTGGTATTTGTTTTCTCCAAGCATCTGCAGTTTTTGAAGAGTTCTGACGATATGTATTGCTTGGGGACTCTGATGTGGAGGAGGATGTCCGTTTAGCAACGCGGACTTCTTCAGCTGCATCGAAATTGTAACCTGCTAAGTTATAAATTTCCTTTAGGGTTTCTACTGGATGTTTCGTGATATTCTCGTAAGATAACGTAAATATTCTCTCATGGTAaacttcttttattttttttgagtCGAAATAATCATCCTTCATTTTCTTACACAATGATATGGCGCCCTCCGGTACTGGAGTCCAATGAAGTTTTGACCTCGAGTTCATGATACCTCTTGGATCTCTCACAAGATGAATTATTTTCAAGTTCGAAAATGTGTCCAAAAGCTTTGATGCTAGACCAACGCTAAGTCTTGGTACTTTGCTAACTATTGAACTACGACTTGAGCATCGGCTTTGGTAGCTCTCTGGACAACCTCTCCATTCCCCGTGACATTCCACAAAAGCAAGCTTCCATTTACGGTCGTTGATTGATTCCAGACCTCGGGATTTCatgtgttgaaatattcttAATTGGTCCTGGTAATGGTGGAAATCACATCTATATATCGCCCGTATTATATCCATTGCAGTAGTCTCGTTGGCCTTcctttataaaacaataaaacaaatgcaTATTAATAgccttgttttttttaaactgattttAGGGTCCATTAACAATGAAAGACATTGTTTTGGATTTTATTGACATATTCAAGTCAGTAGGAGATATGGATTAGTAGGCTATATATAGTAGTTGAAAGTCACTTGTATCACTTTTTAGGTAGAAAACTTTTTagacgatatacatgtaccttaacTCCCTGTACAGATTAAGTTCGTATACACATTATGGCATATTACGCCATAGAATTCTACACCTAATTACATTTTAAGGGTCCTCGGTCAAAAAataaagaataccgacataataacgaaaccataattcaaattTCTTTAAACTGTTCATTTAACTCAGAATAAAAAATTAAGTAACCCCTACTCATTCATTTGAAATGGCGAAATACCCATTTCTCACCTTTCTTTGCAGATTTAACGCTTTGTATGTACAAAGTTCTgctatttatttttcaaaacattttgcTGATCAAAAATATATCGAGTTAATCTGTCTAAACAATTATTGGAGATcagtatgttttatttcctgTACCATATTATTCCTTATTTTTCACCATTTCAGTGTCAGAAATCTAAAGTGCTTAActttcacacacaaaaattgaataaataaacagaaatgttaaatattttaagtgTATTGCATATTAAAAAGTTGTAAATCAAAAATGAATTTGCTACAGTTAAAAATGGCCACACATTGATAATTTATCTGATCAATCTAGTCAAAAAAGGTGAAATTTTGGGCCTTTTATGCCAGACAAAAAATGCTCATTTAAAATGGCTGCCGAATCAGTAATTTACTGAAATTCCTATGAAAGATTAAACAACAGACTTCTacattttgacacatttttcaCAATCAGATTGgtaaatattatgaaaaaaataaaaccctTACATTAGATCAAAACAAGACTTGAACGTGAATGCAACCAGAGTACATCCTTATATGAGGGTAAAGCATTAATAAAAATACAGACTTCCATGAACACACATGAAAAGTACAATAAAGAAAGTTTTCTTCAGTAACGACACCTTCAAAAGTTAAGATCGTACTTTAGAATAATAAGCTGGTGAACCAAGTATCTCATGGTATCCCGTACAGATTTGTTTTTTGAAGAAGTGGGAAATCTAGCAGTCCACTCCAACTTTGTCGTACTTAAAGAGATCACTAAACTTGGTCACTTTGATTTtaactacatatatactaaGGAGCTTGAAGCCAGTTTGTCTATACTTTTGTGGGCACGTTgacgtctgtataggtttggtTGGTGTTGATgtcattttcattcattcacaAAGTGTTAGTAATTAAGCAGAGCTTCAGGACGACCTATAACCATCGTATTCCGTCCGTCGTTCTCTGCCGTCCGAAAACAGTTTACGCGTGTAGTATGCCTGGATGAGGGGTTAccgagtttgttcaaatggatgacctttaCTTTCGTTCACGGTCATAAGGGGTGGATTATGCTAAAACgttataaacaacttcttttctatGACCTAGAGGTTAAAGAACCTAATTATTGCCCTGTTACTTGGATGAAGGGTACAAAGTTAATCCAAATTGATGATCTTGGCCTTCTTTCAAGATCATGGTGCttaaatatgctaaaattaAAGACTTTAACAACGCGGTGTTGATAAGGCCCATGGGACTCTtgtcaatataaacaatttgacccaacccctcaggccccagtGGTGTCAGCCCGACCATTTGTACTATTTTGAATTCCCCTCTCATAACGActctaccagacaaatatgattGTTACCCATCGCTTAGTTACAGAGAAGtcgtttttatcaatatatgcAAATTGTCCCCCTTTTTCCCAACCTCTCGGGTCCCTGGTGGAGGAGGTTAATCCCACCagttgtacaattttgaatccccatcccattGAGATACTTCGAGTCACGTATGAGTAATATCAATTGCCGAATTTACAGCAATTTAGCAAAATCTGCCTCTTTTAGCCCATACCTCGAACcgaaaggctttgggttctgtcccctggccgagacatacaagTGTCATTAAAACTGATAGTTTCTagtcctgcttagcgctcagcatattaggagtggaacgactggttcgccacTGTCAGTATTacgtgaccgggtggggtgtcctgctggttgTCTTCGGAAGTATGCGTCAGTGAGGTAGTAATAtgaatcggcaaaagttccggcctatcacaaggacacttcacacaaacataccgcagccttccaaaacacacatacaaaaccACCGCATGCATGCATATTGCACGCacgggatgccgtccttaaatgaccttagctgttaataggacgttaaacaaatcaaaccaaaccaaacccaggATTTAagtcccaccatttgtacaattttaatcCCCTCCCCATAACAATGCTACCAGACACATATGggcgatatccattgcttagttacAGAGAAGTAGTTTTATCAATATAGACAAAATGAACACTTTTGCCCCCAACCCTAAGGCCCAGGGTGTCAGCCCCAATATTTGtagttttgaatccctaccccattacgatgctaccagacaaatatgagcgtTTTCAATTGCTTAGTTACAGAAAAGTCATTTTTATCAATTGACCCACTCATGATATCCATGgttacagtgtagttagagAAAGAGTTATTGctatcaattaagccaaattgaccccctTTGGCTCCGCTCCTCAGGCTCCTAGGGGGTCACCCAAACCATTCTAACATATTGAAATCCTCTTCCATAGACGTGTTACCGGTCAGATACGAGAGCTATCCATTCCTTAGTAAGGCTCCCGCCATTTGTACAAATCTTAAGGGTCAACTACTTTGAGATGTTTTTAGTCACATTTTGTTTCGTTGCGATCGGCGTTATGAAGAGGTCAATTATTGACGGACGGAGTGACGACGGCTACAAtagtatggcataagctcaccttggtccttcggtCTAGGTGAGCTAAAATTACACGCTCTCAGATAGCCGTAAACCTATATTGTGAAAGATGTACTCTACTGTAGGTAGCCGTTGTCACTTGTGATTTTTAACTATTTCCCAAGATGATCATTTTCAGTTTTTCACGTTTGGTATGTCTTTTGCTGTTAATATAAAACCCGGTTTATTTCATCTAAAATTGCATTAACAGGCAGCTGTCTAAAccggggagggggggggggggccgcggtggccgagtggttaaggtgtgccgacactttatcactagccctccacctctgggttgcgagttcgaaacctacgtggggcagttgccaggtactgaccgtaggccggtggttgttctccgggtactccggctttcctccacctccaaatcctggcacgtccttaaatgaccatggctgttaataggacgttaaactctatttccccattaggccctgcccctttggccccttgggggtcagagtcaccatttatgcaaaatctgttcccctttcctaaaggatgtttctgaccaaattgggttcaaatccattcataactttatgactagtagcgattttaaggaattacctctatttccccattaggccccgcccctttggccccttggggtcagagtcaccatttatgcaaaatctgttcccctttcccaaaggatgtttcttactaaattgcgttaaaaaccattcataactttatgactagtagcgatttaaaggaattacctctatttcccatatggggccccgcccctttggccccatgggggtcagagtcaccatttatgcaaaatctgttcccctttcccaaaggatgtttcttactaaattcggttcaaatcttttcataattttatgacaagtagcgatttaaagatattacctctgtttccccattaggccccgccccgcccctttggtcctttgggggtcagagtcatcatttatgcaaaatctgttccccttcacataagaatgtttctgaccaaattgggttcaaatccattcatacctttatgactagtagcgatttgaaggaattacctctatttccccattaggccccacccctttggccccttaggggtcagagtcaccatttatgcaaaatctgttccccttccccaaaggatgtttcttactaaattgggttcaaatccattcataactttatgacaagtagcaatttgaaggaattacctctatttccccattaggccccgcccctttggccccttgggggtcagagtcaccatttatgcaaaatctattccccatccccaaaggatgtttctgaccaaattgggttcaaatccattcataactttatgactagtagtgatttaaaggaattgcctctatttcccctattgggccccgcccctcaggccccttgggggtcagagtcaccatttatgcaaaatctgttcccctttcctaaaggatgtttctgaccaaattgggttcaaatccattcataactttatgactagtagcgatttgaaggaattacctctatttcccctaatgggccccgcccctttggccccttgggggtcagagtaaccatttatgcaaaatctgttccccttccccaaaggatgtttctgaccaaattgggttcaaatccattcataactttatgactagtagcgatttgaaggaatcacctctatttccccattaggccccgcccttttggccccttgggggtcagagtcaccatttatgcaaaatctgttccccttccccaaaggatgtttctgaccaaattgggttcaaatccattcataactttatgactagtagcgattttaaggaattacctctatttccccattaggccccgcccctttggccccttgggggtcagagtaaccatttatgcaaaatctgttccccttcccaaaaGGATAAAAcgaaccaaaccaaaccacactTTCTAAATCTATTTTAGCGCCGATGACCTGTGC
Proteins encoded in this region:
- the LOC117318121 gene encoding carbohydrate sulfotransferase 4-like → MNAQLGVPTALVGKPTELPSSTIKTYNLLLIGYLRGGTTLLGEILGLRNDSFYVYEPLHKMAEFEYFKAGYVCSMNNESCRKANETTAMDIIRAIYRCDFHHYQDQLRIFQHMKSRGLESINDRKWKLAFVECHGEWRGCPESYQSRCSSRSSIVSKVPRLSVGLASKLLDTFSNLKIIHLVRDPRGIMNSRSKLHWTPVPEGAISLCKKMKDDYFDSKKIKEVYHERIFTLSYENITKHPVETLKEIYNLAGYNFDAAEEVRVAKRTSSSTSESPSNTYRQNSSKTADAWRKQIPKNVLSETNKACSSLYPLLGYPII